One Sinorhizobium sp. BG8 DNA window includes the following coding sequences:
- a CDS encoding SDR family oxidoreductase — protein MKNQSVVIVGGASGLGLVTAKLMIAQGATKIGLIDRNEALLAASAADLEALGAEVATAVADISRAETAHAGFDAVATKLGRIHALVNSAAIYPRKHILEITDEEWDLENAINVKGTYHMMVAAVRHMRQFVNAPEVTGRIVNVTSVDAFKAHPQNAHYAATKAAVVSLTKSFAQECAKDQILVNSVAPAGFATDRAKELGFLPELAKASALGRAAEPAEMAEWIVMMASSRNTYATGENVVISGGYIYV, from the coding sequence GTGAAGAACCAGTCTGTTGTCATCGTCGGTGGCGCTTCGGGCCTCGGCCTCGTGACTGCCAAGCTGATGATCGCGCAGGGCGCGACGAAAATCGGTCTTATCGACCGCAACGAGGCGCTGCTTGCCGCATCCGCAGCGGATCTCGAAGCGCTTGGCGCCGAGGTGGCGACAGCTGTCGCTGACATCTCCCGCGCCGAGACAGCCCATGCTGGCTTCGATGCGGTCGCCACCAAGCTTGGCCGCATCCATGCCCTCGTCAACAGCGCGGCGATCTATCCGCGCAAGCACATCCTCGAGATCACCGACGAGGAGTGGGACCTCGAGAACGCCATCAACGTGAAGGGCACCTATCACATGATGGTGGCGGCCGTGCGCCACATGCGTCAGTTCGTGAATGCACCGGAAGTGACGGGCCGCATCGTCAACGTCACCTCGGTCGATGCGTTCAAGGCACATCCCCAGAACGCCCACTATGCCGCCACCAAAGCCGCCGTCGTAAGCCTGACCAAGTCCTTCGCCCAGGAATGCGCCAAGGATCAGATCCTCGTGAACTCCGTCGCGCCAGCGGGCTTTGCCACCGACCGGGCCAAGGAGCTCGGCTTCCTGCCGGAGCTTGCCAAGGCGAGCGCGCTTGGTCGCGCGGCCGAACCGGCCGAGATGGCCGAATGGATCGTCATGATGGCCTCGAGCCGCAATACCTATGCGACCGGCGAGAACGTCGTAATCAGCGGAGGTTACATCTATGTCTGA
- a CDS encoding SDR family oxidoreductase has protein sequence MSDAYRIAVVTGATSGIGKAIVPMLRARGLSVYAVGRSEAQLAALADDTGAIPVQADVRDTARIAEALAGVEVDVLVNNAGILSTRAAFQDIDPAEIDAMIDVNLKAPLHLTRAVLPGMVERKCGHLIYIGSSGGQAPYPNMGAYGASKAGLSLFCDNLRCDLLGTSVRVSEIVPGRVQTALYRTSIADNQAHAVLYDGYRPIQPENIAQVVNDVIALPVHVDVARIEVFPTDQATGGGTMVKFEKP, from the coding sequence ATGTCTGACGCCTATCGCATAGCCGTCGTGACGGGTGCCACCAGCGGCATCGGCAAGGCCATCGTGCCGATGCTGCGGGCGCGGGGGCTCTCCGTCTATGCCGTCGGCCGCAGCGAGGCGCAGCTGGCCGCGCTTGCCGACGATACCGGCGCGATCCCTGTTCAGGCAGACGTACGCGATACGGCACGCATCGCCGAAGCGCTGGCTGGCGTCGAGGTCGATGTGCTTGTCAACAATGCGGGCATCCTGTCGACCCGCGCGGCCTTCCAGGATATCGATCCGGCCGAGATCGATGCGATGATCGACGTCAACCTCAAGGCGCCGCTGCACCTAACTCGTGCCGTCCTGCCGGGCATGGTGGAGCGCAAGTGCGGCCACCTCATCTATATCGGTTCCAGCGGCGGTCAGGCGCCTTACCCGAACATGGGGGCATATGGCGCGTCCAAGGCCGGCTTGAGCCTCTTCTGCGACAATCTGCGCTGCGATCTGCTCGGTACCTCCGTGCGTGTCAGCGAGATCGTTCCGGGCCGGGTCCAGACTGCGCTGTATCGCACCTCCATCGCCGACAATCAGGCCCACGCTGTACTTTATGACGGCTACCGGCCGATCCAGCCGGAGAACATCGCACAGGTCGTCAACGACGTCATCGCGCTTCCGGTCCATGTTGACGTCGCCCGCATCGAGGTTTTCCCGACCGATCAGGCCACCGGTGGTGGAACCATGGTAAAGTTCGAAAAGCCCTGA
- a CDS encoding pyrroline-5-carboxylate reductase encodes MALPTTTRLGFIGTGTITEAIVTGILSGEQPASEIVVSPRSAATAARLAALSDSVLVARDNQHVVDAADVIFLAIRPNVTEEVVRALRFREGQQVVSLVATVDHETLRDWIDAPVDLVRAVPLPFVAWHGGVTVIFPPDPTVEALFTALGTAVPCNSIEEFDLLATSSALMGSYFGMLDHVVGWLQGKGVPAESARAYIAPLFASLSTVALNTPSRSLEALRHEYSTKGGLNEQMFSEFRSRGGTEALTGALESVLERVRSR; translated from the coding sequence TTGGCGCTTCCGACAACAACCCGTCTCGGCTTCATCGGAACCGGCACGATCACCGAAGCGATCGTCACCGGCATTCTCTCCGGAGAGCAGCCAGCGTCCGAGATTGTCGTATCTCCTCGTTCTGCCGCGACGGCCGCTCGCCTCGCCGCTCTTTCGGACAGCGTGCTGGTTGCACGCGACAACCAGCACGTCGTTGATGCCGCCGATGTCATCTTTCTGGCAATACGACCGAACGTGACGGAAGAGGTCGTTCGCGCCCTGCGCTTCCGGGAGGGGCAGCAAGTCGTCAGCCTCGTGGCGACAGTGGACCACGAAACCTTGCGCGACTGGATTGACGCACCCGTCGATCTCGTCCGCGCGGTCCCATTGCCCTTCGTCGCCTGGCACGGCGGGGTAACAGTCATCTTTCCACCCGATCCGACGGTTGAAGCTCTCTTTACTGCCCTCGGCACCGCGGTCCCCTGCAATTCGATCGAGGAATTCGATCTGCTGGCGACCTCAAGCGCCTTGATGGGGTCCTACTTCGGCATGTTGGACCATGTCGTCGGCTGGCTCCAGGGCAAGGGTGTGCCCGCAGAAAGCGCGCGCGCCTATATCGCACCTCTCTTTGCCAGCCTTTCTACCGTCGCCCTGAACACGCCGTCGCGATCGCTGGAAGCACTTCGCCACGAATACTCCACCAAGGGCGGCCTGAATGAGCAGATGTTTTCCGAGTTTCGGTCGCGCGGAGGCACAGAGGCCTTAACAGGGGCGCTTGAGAGCGTGCTTGAGCGTGTGCGTAGTCGGTAG